In Geminocystis sp. NIES-3709, a single genomic region encodes these proteins:
- a CDS encoding CpeR family transcriptional regulator, producing the protein MIAMLPPIASKKMQTWIRSRHLIFADKFLILETFDYSTIERFEECVISLGGEFICVHPLKKVWRGNHRKVILYQAKAVFNNPNNPIKQYWYENGSHYTRFDERC; encoded by the coding sequence ATGATAGCAATGTTACCTCCGATCGCTAGTAAAAAAATGCAGACTTGGATTAGAAGTCGTCATCTGATTTTTGCTGACAAATTCTTAATATTGGAAACTTTTGACTATTCAACCATCGAAAGATTTGAAGAATGTGTTATTAGTTTAGGAGGGGAATTTATTTGTGTTCATCCTTTAAAAAAAGTTTGGCGAGGAAATCATCGAAAGGTGATTCTTTATCAAGCAAAGGCTGTTTTTAATAATCCAAATAATCCTATCAAACAGTACTGGTATGAAAATGGCAGTCATTACACCAGATTTGATGAACGATGTTAG
- a CDS encoding PAS domain S-box protein, with amino-acid sequence MNKSYFLLQGLVNKIAQRIHQSFKLEEILATTVEETREFLQVDRVLIYRIWDDGTGSAITENVKSPYPEILGQTFPEEVFPQQYHQEYIEGKTLAVHNVEKSHIRQCLFHFIQQFGVKAKLVVPIIQEIRKKNFNVNSSSSEQKLDIETTPYLWGLLIAHQCSKVRIWNEKEIELVKQLATQVAIAIKQAELHTQLQQLNRELEERVKKRTEELALSNESLKAEIIERQRTEIALRHTNQTLESLISASPRAIFTLDLEDKVKIWNPAAEQIFGWKAEEVIDRVNPAISKNNLEKYQIIKENILKNITPSSIEIKQQKKDGSIIDIVFSAAPITNTEGKINGIVAVVADITEQKKQAEQVRLLQSVVINTNDSIIITKADTIDEPGPEIIYVNEAFTKMTGYTLEEVLGKTPRLLQGEKTNRVELDKVRNALSQWQPVTVEVINYRKDGSEFWSQFSVVPVVSQNNTITHWISVHRETTERKKNEEALRLSEERFRQVVENALDMITIVDRNGKIYYQSPSVETVLGYTTTQFIEKNFFDYIYPDDKKNIQTSVINSIQNTLKVINPVEFRCQHHSGGWRNLEAITQQFIDNVPTAKIVITSRDISERKRLEEVRIALEREKELNIVKTRFFSMASHEFRTPLSTVLAAAQVLENASANSENPEKQLRNLYRIQNSVKNMVQLLDDILTINRAETGNLEFNPKPLALETFCRQFIEEIKLSTGTEHQLEFFCKGKRINPSLDEKLLRSILANLLSNAIKYSPQGDKIHLYLKFYSKYIEIQVQDSGFGISPEDQTEIFEPFYRGLNVRHLTGTGLGLVVVKKCVDLHGGNINLESAIDRGTTVTVTLPVTMES; translated from the coding sequence ATGAACAAGTCTTATTTTTTACTTCAAGGATTAGTGAATAAAATAGCCCAAAGAATTCATCAATCCTTTAAATTAGAAGAAATTCTGGCGACAACTGTTGAAGAAACAAGAGAATTTTTACAAGTCGATCGAGTTTTAATTTATCGTATTTGGGATGATGGTACTGGTAGTGCTATTACAGAGAATGTTAAATCACCATACCCTGAAATTTTAGGTCAAACTTTCCCTGAAGAAGTTTTTCCGCAACAATATCATCAAGAATATATTGAAGGTAAAACCCTTGCAGTTCATAATGTTGAAAAAAGTCATATCCGTCAATGTTTATTCCATTTCATTCAACAATTTGGTGTTAAAGCAAAATTAGTTGTACCAATTATTCAAGAAATTAGAAAAAAAAATTTTAATGTTAATTCTTCCTCTTCTGAACAAAAATTAGACATCGAAACTACTCCCTATCTTTGGGGTTTATTAATCGCCCATCAATGTAGTAAAGTCAGAATTTGGAATGAAAAAGAAATAGAGTTAGTTAAACAGTTAGCTACCCAAGTTGCCATCGCCATTAAACAAGCAGAACTTCATACTCAATTACAACAATTAAATAGAGAATTAGAAGAAAGAGTAAAAAAGAGAACAGAAGAACTAGCCTTAAGTAACGAATCTCTAAAAGCAGAAATAATTGAACGTCAACGCACAGAAATTGCCCTGCGTCATACCAATCAAACCTTAGAATCTTTAATTTCAGCTTCTCCTCGTGCTATTTTTACCCTTGATTTGGAAGATAAGGTTAAAATTTGGAATCCGGCAGCGGAACAAATATTCGGTTGGAAAGCAGAAGAAGTAATCGATCGTGTTAATCCAGCTATATCAAAAAATAATCTCGAAAAATATCAAATTATCAAAGAGAATATTCTCAAAAATATTACTCCTTCTAGCATAGAAATAAAACAACAAAAAAAAGATGGATCAATTATAGACATTGTTTTTTCCGCCGCACCGATAACTAATACAGAAGGGAAAATTAACGGCATAGTCGCAGTCGTAGCGGATATTACCGAACAAAAAAAACAAGCAGAACAAGTCAGATTACTTCAATCTGTAGTTATCAATACTAATGATTCTATTATTATTACAAAAGCTGATACAATTGATGAACCGGGGCCAGAAATAATATATGTCAATGAAGCCTTTACTAAAATGACAGGTTACACCCTCGAAGAAGTCTTAGGAAAAACCCCTCGCTTACTTCAAGGAGAAAAAACTAATCGTGTAGAATTGGATAAAGTGCGAAATGCCTTATCTCAATGGCAACCTGTGACTGTTGAAGTAATTAACTATCGTAAAGATGGTAGTGAATTTTGGTCACAATTTAGTGTCGTACCAGTAGTATCTCAAAATAATACTATTACTCATTGGATTTCTGTACATCGAGAAACGACTGAACGAAAAAAGAATGAAGAAGCATTACGTCTTAGTGAAGAAAGATTCCGTCAAGTTGTAGAAAATGCCTTAGATATGATTACCATTGTCGATCGTAATGGCAAAATTTACTATCAAAGTCCTTCAGTCGAAACAGTTTTAGGCTATACGACAACTCAATTTATTGAAAAAAACTTTTTTGATTACATTTACCCTGATGATAAGAAGAATATTCAAACAAGCGTTATTAACTCTATTCAAAATACTTTAAAAGTTATTAATCCCGTAGAATTTCGTTGTCAGCATCATAGTGGAGGATGGCGTAATTTAGAAGCAATTACTCAACAATTTATTGATAACGTGCCTACAGCTAAAATTGTTATTACCTCCCGGGATATTTCCGAAAGAAAACGATTAGAAGAAGTGCGTATCGCTTTAGAAAGAGAAAAAGAATTAAACATTGTTAAAACTCGTTTTTTCTCTATGGCTTCCCATGAATTTAGAACACCTTTAAGTACAGTTTTAGCCGCCGCCCAAGTTTTAGAAAATGCTTCTGCTAATTCAGAAAATCCCGAAAAACAACTACGCAATTTGTATCGTATCCAAAATTCAGTAAAAAATATGGTTCAACTTTTGGATGATATTTTGACGATTAATCGTGCAGAGACGGGAAATTTGGAATTTAACCCAAAACCTTTAGCATTAGAAACTTTTTGTCGTCAATTTATAGAAGAAATTAAACTTAGTACTGGTACAGAACATCAACTTGAATTTTTTTGTAAAGGAAAGAGAATTAATCCTTCTTTAGATGAAAAATTATTACGATCGATCTTAGCTAATTTACTTTCTAATGCGATTAAGTATTCCCCTCAAGGAGACAAAATCCATTTATATTTGAAATTTTACAGTAAATATATTGAAATACAAGTTCAAGATTCGGGTTTTGGTATTTCTCCAGAAGATCAAACAGAAATATTTGAGCCTTTTTATCGAGGTTTAAATGTACGTCATCTTACTGGTACAGGATTGGGTTTAGTGGTGGTAAAAAAATGTGTTGATTTACATGGAGGTAATATTAATCTGGAAAGTGCCATCGATCGAGGAACAACAGTTACTGTTACATTACCCGTTACAATGGAGAGTTGA